The Ricinus communis isolate WT05 ecotype wild-type chromosome 8, ASM1957865v1, whole genome shotgun sequence sequence TGATAGTAATAATGACAGATTAGTACGCAAGTTGCAAAAATCATTATATGGTCTGAAACAAGCTTCCAGACAATGGAATACTAAGCTAACTGAGTGTTCAACTCAAAATGGCTTTTTCAATCAAAGGCATATTATTCAATGTTTACAAAGCAATCAGATGAAGGATTTATTGCAATACTGGTCTATGTGGATGATATTCTTATAACTAGTTCTAACAAGCTTCTGGATGAACAGTTGAAACAAATCTTAAGTTCTAGCTTTAAACTCAAGAACTTAGGGAGTCTAAAATTCTTTATTGGACTTGAAgttgtaagaaaaaaatatggaaTTTCTCTATGCCAAAGAATGTACACACTTGATCTGTTAGAGGAATATGGTTCCCTTGGCTCTAAGCCTAATAATGTTCTAATCGAAGTGAATCATATGCATACATATGAAAGTTTATTTAGTTATCCTTCAATTTATAGGCAATTGGTGGGCAAGCTACTGTACTTAACTATTTGTAGACCAAATATTTTGTATGCTGTGCACCTATTAATACAATTCATGGATAAACCAACAGAGACACATAAGTTGGCAGCCCATAAAGTgcttaaatatttaaagaaatcACCGAGATAAGGTATTTTCTTTCCTACTAATTCTGATTTAAAGCTCACAACATATTTTGATAGTGATTTGGGTAGGATGCAAAGATTCAAGGAAATCATTGACTGGTTTTAGTGTTTTATTGGACAAAGCTTTGATTAGTTGGAAATCAAAGAAACAATATATAGTGGTTAGGAGTTCCATTGAAGCAGAATATAGGTCAATGACCACTGCAATTTGTGAAGTTTTATGGATATTGTTTTCACTTAGAGGTTTGGGAGTCAAGCATCAAGAATGTATTGAACTGAATTGTGACAATATGTCTGCCATACACATAAGCAAGAATCCAGTGTTTCATGAAAGGTCGAAACACATCAAAATCGACCATCATTTTATCAGAGAAAAGGTTCTTCAAGGTGTTATTGAACCTATCCACATTAATACACATGAACAGATTGATGAAATTTTCACTAAGGCCTTAAACCCTAGACAGTTTGATTATATTTCCAAGATGGgcatacataatatatatgcACATCTTGAGAGTGAGTATAAATAGTATTAGGTCATTGAGGGttagtttagtcttttacTATTTAAGTTAGTTACATATTTTGTTACATGCACGTATATGCATGCATGTGCCATGTGAACTCTTTAGCTCAGCTCTCTTTTGCTATATAAAGGAGCAGCTCATGTAATCTATGTGTTAACTGAATACACAAAAAACTTTTCTCCAAATTCTAGTTTTAATAACTTCAGAGTTCCTCTACATCGAGCATCATAAACCAATCTTTCTTTTACtcatttttatgttaattatatgattCTAAAAATATGCCTAGGCTGATCTTTGAATGATGTACATGATTAGATTCAAGTttctcttaaaataatatgtttatgattttattaggttttgaatatgataatatgatcTGTTTTGGGATTTGAATATGACAATATGGTTGTACTAGATTTTGAATCTAAAGACTAAAAGGATTAGGGTTACATGATTTGTATCATAAAGGAAAGGTGTTGATGTAATGAAAATGATTGTTGATCTTGCTTGTGGCTCAATCTTATGTAAGTTATTTTGCTTTaatactttctttttattttgttgaagatttttattttatgaattatattgttcaatatttaatcttttataaagtttagattttacataaaaaatgtAAGATCATCCTCAATGgtgctctttattttaaagagcataatttctataataaatagcatcttaaagaatatttatatataaagaggaacaatttatttaaatccaataaactctttatattttattatatatcttGCTTTAGTTCTATTAACATTAATAGTTCaatttctctttcattttctttttaatttttatcaatagaaaaataagaattgtaaattttaattaagtcaAATGCATAAAAACTTGTAgtgcatttattaaatatagagcAGAGAGTGATGTTTGACTCTCCATATTTAGAGTGCACTAgagtattattttatgatagaactctttaaaataaaaaatttggcatatataaaaagtatattgGAGATGCTATAAAtcattgatattttaataatgagtttttattttttatgaaaaaagaagaCTTGTAGATAATAAAtgtaaaagataatataaagagtttttcaaaaggaaaaataaaaaaattgaaaagaggCAGCAGACGAGAACTTTACTCAAATGCATGAGCTTTGATATGATACGCCTTGTCGAAACAGTTATCAAGTGCTTATTTATTAGAAGTTTATCGAATTCAGATTTTAATAGACCAAATTGAaagtattattaatatatgctACTACATATGTATTAGGTCtcattatattcttttatttattattatcttttattataattatatatttcgtaaaagttaagaatcataatttaatttacttatttttttatttgaatgaaaatgaaaatttttaattttacattaaatattgaaatctaaatcaacttaattaaatttaaatatacttgtataatacttaattatttcttatatgtgtcataatataaataatatttaaatataatccACTTAGTTGATGATTCGACCTCGGCCTTTAACCAAATCTATTCATAGTGCTATAGGGGAAGTTCTCACCACCTTAATCCTTATCTTTCTCTTTGAGAATAGAAATGTACTAAATTCTCTGCATCATAAAGATTAGAGGAGAGAAAGGTAATTTGTGAGGAATGCAAGTGATGTTTAGCGAAGGATTTTCCAAAATAGATTAGTCATTATTTCTACGCAAGTCTTAAAACTATactatatttctttatatattatcttgtattatttgtttctttgtaCGATTTTGGTTTCTATCAATGAAAATCAATTAGCAGAAAAAGtttggaatttttatatttacgaGAAATGGGTCAcagaattctaattttatggcctaaaatcttaatttttatttatacagttagtaaattaaagagattttaatttagagTGCATGGAATCCTCGTTAACCAAAATAATAGAGGCCGAGAAATAGCAgaaagtttttataaccgaattgtCGTCCAggttatatataatattctttaagtataattttagaaCCGATCCGTCTTGTACTAATCCGGACCAAACCATACCAAACCTATATATaaccttatatatatttataaataattatttatattgagtacatacatattagaaaactattcattattataatatactttatactctataaaaaatatattatatatattaatatgttatatatattaatatgtcacatagtatattgatactagtaatctagtatacatactattttttcttattttatttttgattgtGAGGGCAAGCAATCGAGGGCAAAATGAGCTTTCATTTGACATTGtcacacacatctaaatggggtttttaagaatgattctatggacatttggatgtccAACATCTATACAtgtgtgtgcattaggtcaaAGAAGttaaagaatgataaaaggaagaattggagGGCAAAGGAGTCAAACCGCCGTCACAAACGAGGCTAAGTATAGTTTGACATGTATGAACAGACATGAACATGGCTAACTTGGATGTTGGATGCGAAAGAACATCGAAGGGGTTGTGAGCACACGGCACGATTTGTATGTAACATGGGCGGGTATTGGTCCCAAGAGCAACCATTTCCAAATGTGTGGATTGGAGAGCATCAGGCCATCTAAGTGTTGGTGTCCTGAGGGAATGttcctaattaaaataaaaaagtcaaCGAGCTAACGCTATTTATGGCGTGTTCAAAAGGTCACAGAACTTACTAAAAATTGGATGCATCAGAGGGTTTTCATTACGCGTTCGAAATCACCCATCATCGTTCTTCGAATCACAATCTGCTTTGTTCCTATTGCTTCGCTTCCATGCTGCTTTATCTTCCATTCACCCATTCATGTCGCACCCTCATGTCCTCTTCTTTGCTTTAACCCCATATTGATGTACAAAATGTCAGTAAGTGGCCCAACAAAGCCGCTCGCGCCCGTCGCCTTAGTAAACTCATTATCGCCTATCGTTGGTCTACGCCGCGTTCTTCTTTGCATTGCCGTCGCCGTatttgcttttttattttaatgatttttaatctttatggTCGTAATCTGTTTACTGTTTTAACGATGAAATACTATTTTAGTGCTGCCATTTTTATTGTTGTTCCCTGTTGCATTATTGATGTGTTTGTGCTGGTAGTGCGCATTTGCTTTACTTGATAATGATTCGCATGCTAATGAATGATTTGATTATGGACATTTTCTTGATAATGATTCGCATGCTTTACTCTCGATAATGATTCGCATAACTTAACTAGGACATGTTTGAGGACGACCGCCATtgaattagtaaaaataatagttgaaAATGAAAGTGCACAAATTAAAAGATGCATATTTGGTTATATTAAGTTTATAACTTATCTATAGCAATTAAgctttaacttaattttatcttatatgTTGCGGTTTATAAAGATGGTAAAACATGGAGTTAGCCAACTATCCAACACtaagaagaggaaaacaaGCGATTCTACTTGAGCAAATGATAGAATTGTGGTTAGCTTCAATTCCACCTCCATCGGAAAATAATGCTTCATCTCACAACTTGAGTTGCCACTCTGCTGCTCAAGTAAACATCCGTGTCCACCAccaacagaaaaagaaaaaaacattgTTGACACTAATGAAGGTACTAACACTGCTGATCCACCTACTTCCTCTCCTAGTAAAACTAGGTCATTTGTTTGGTtgcattttgaaaaaattaagaactCTGATGGTAAAGAGATGAGTAGAGTTAGGTGTTTATGGTGTGGTAAGAATTACCAAGGTAGTAGTGCCATAGAACTTGGTTTAGGAAACTTGGTAACACAAAATATCCTCATAAACAACAGTTGATTGATGCAAAGATTAAGAAGGACAAATCGCAAAAGACCCTAACGTTCTTAAAGTCCATAAATACAGAAAGTCCTAAGATTGGAACTTGGTGTTTTGATCAAGAAGTTTGTAGGAAAGCATTAGTTCAAATGATAATTAAAGATGAATTACCTTTTAGATTTGTGGAAAGGGAAGGGTTTAGAGAATTTATTCAAGTTGTTGtacctaattttattattcctTCTAGATTCACCATTGTGAGGGATTGTTTCACTTTGTTTgctgaagagaaaaaaaaaattgaaagccATTATTGCAACACAATGTCAAAGAGTCTCTTTGACCATTGATACTTGGACAAGTGTGCAAAATTTAAGCTATCTCTGTTTGACTGCTCATTTTATAGATACTGATTAGAATATGCATAAGAGGATATTGAATTTTTGTGTTGTTAAGAGTCATAGAGgtataaatataagtaatgCAGTAGATGCTTCTATGGAGGAGTGGGGTATAAAAAAAGTCATGTGCATAACTGTTGATAATGCATCTAGTAATGACACTGCTATTCAACAGTTGAAGAAAagattattaaagaaaaatgcatTTATTTTAGGTGGAGATGCATTTCATATGAGGTGTTTTGCCCATATCCTTCAATTAATTGTGAAAGATGGACTTCAAATATCTCaagttttcattaaaaaaattagagatgtTGTGAAGTACATTAGAAGTAGTCCTCAAAGAATGGATCTATTTAAGAAGGCTTGCGAGTTAgcaaatttaaagaataagtCCTCTTTATAGTTAGATTGCCTAACTAGGTGGAATTCAACTTATTTGATGTTAGATTGTGCTTTGGGCTATCAAAAGGCTTTTGATATGTTGGAGGACATAGACTCCAAATTTCTGGCTGATTTTGGTGATGATTTACCTAGTGAAGTAGATTGGACTAAAGCTAAGGTGCTAATAAAGTTTCTTAAGAAATTCTACGATGCTACTTGCAAGCTATCTGGTGCATTGTACTCTACttcaaatctttattttctggAGGtcataaagattttaaaagaactAGATGCTTCTAAAATTATCAAGGATAGTGAGCTAAGTCAAATGACCATTGAAATGCGAGCTGAATTTGACAAATATTGGGGTTCTTTAGATAAAATGAATGTTATGTTATTTGTGGCTGTTGTCTTGGATCCTAGGTGCAAATTAAAGTACTTGAAAGCTAAGTATACCATTTATTATGGTGAAGATGAGgcaaaaaatttagaaaaaaggGTGAAGATAGCTTTAGAGTTGATGGTGGATGAATACAAGATAATTGAGGATCAATTACATATGGGTGAGGTTGTAGGAAGCTCAGAGAAATCTGCATATGATAGTGGGCCAAGTGATATGGAAACAGAAGAAGAGATTGATGAGTTCTTTTTAGAGGAAGAAGCGCAACAGAATCTGTCTAAGATATCTGAGTTAGATAGATACTTCGAAGAATTTGCAGAAAAATTCACCATTGATTTCGATATCTTAACATGGTGGAAGGTGAATTCAGTAAGGTATCCTATCTTGTCCAAGGTTGCACGCGATGTATTGGCTATCCAAGCTTCAACAGTAGCCTCTGAATCTGCATTTAGTACTGGAGGACGAACTCTAGATCAATATAGAAGTTCTTTACTTCCTACAACAGCGGAGGTCCTTATTTGTTGTCAAGATTGgcttagaagttcaaataaacctatccaactagaagaatcaatagaggatattgaaagcatagagtcaggtaacatttctttacttacagatgtttgtttattttttatgctgctaagtcttattgacgtaattttttacttttattgtagaaattattcaagatcctgagattggtgagtcacttatgccaagattaaatgtggagtgctaattttaatgggaggtaataacattcctttgctaattttggacatgtattttagtgctacataaagtttgtaaatttatttattttaatgattggcatctgtaaaatatttttatgctagcagtaacatatattttaatggtttgtatttgaatattgaatgaattattgtatttgcaaGTGACTGAATTATGAAACatgttgttcaagaatgtgattgcaattttaattcagattttcatgctactttttttaggttggtaatcatatttgctctaaatgtatttgattaaagatgagattaaagttgtatttttaaaaatttttagaaccgaaaatagcaccgaaccgaactgtattgaaccgtaaaattggtacaatacggtattggatctttttatgtttggtatggtactggtaccttcaattttaaaataatcgaggtttggtatggtactgatgatttataaataaccgaattggaccaatccgtgctcagccctaattataatatctcttttgatatcatttttttattagcaaaatagaaaagatatgaaaagataatgtataaataaatttttttctaaagaatagtataaatgaaataaatagaagaaaagacaTATAGATTAAGTTTTGTGGGCTTACTATACTCTTTGTTCCTCTGTAGAAATCATTTAGATACATCAATTTGTCTAAACTATAACTTATAAAtacatttttgttttattggtAATACctggaaaattaaaattgaaactagtttaaaattaaaaaaatttaatattaaattttaattaatttaataatttaaatagaatctaaatctaattttgttatattaaatttaggtcatttaatattattgttacTTTCAAACGTAAAAATAGAGTTTTAAGAGAAAGAGTAAATAATAATGAGTCACATGACACATAAGCAAGAATAAATGGCTACATGTCCAACAAAGTAAAAATGTgtctataaattataatttggacaatttgaaattttaaatagcttttatagaaaaataagaggtaaaatgactaattatatcaaatattaaaggCCGCGAAtatattaagccaattttataaaaaaaaagatggaaaaggaaatttctttagaaaaaaaagagaaaaaataaggAACTCTTTCATAAATGTcagagaaatataaaataattattatccacaaaaatttctcataatataaatatacagaaataaaattttatttaaaaaattaccctaaaacctaattttatctacaaaaataactaatttggTTTTTCCATATGAAAAGATATATGTTAGATATATTTTGAAGGAAAAGTATAAATGTTCAATATGCTTTTGactgataataaatttaaaatacattaatttttatgaaacattgttgtattttgtttgattttgtggtatgaatgatgaataaataaataaataatataaaaaatattttttaatttaaagatttgGAGGCCTATTGAAAATATCATatccaaaaaattaaatgaattgctacaagataaaaaaaagtatatattaagtaaatattgaagaaaaaaaatattcggtatatattttaatgtaaataataataaaaggtatatatttaattagaaattgtATACATTAGATATCtgaatattttctaaatgaaataaaatgtaaacccataaaaaattgaacaacaaaaagtatatatttgcaaataataacatattttaagtttataaaactttttaaaatgaaacaaaattcaattcaaatgttcaacattgaatattacatgtttattaaaatatgatatatattaagtatctATAAAGTatctgaaattaattttagaaaaatagaaaagatggAAAAATGAAGAATGGTAATTTTAAAACAGCAGgcgatatttaaaaaaaataaaataataaaagatatttttataatatttcaagaaatagataaatggtaaatttcttaaaaaatagtgTCATTTGTATACGGTAAAGGCCCATTAAGAAGGGAGTAAAGCCCAAGCTAAAAGGGCGAAGTGAAGAAACCTAAATAGCCCATGAagcattaaatttttaaacgACGTCGTATTCTGTGAGTATAACGTCGTCGTGTAGAAGATCTTAAATCAGCAAAGGCACACTGCTGATTCGTCTCTTCCAGAACAGACTTCTTCAGCTACCATTATTTCAGTACGGTGAACGGACGGTACGACAGTGACTGACAGTGTAGTCGAGTAAGTTTTCtatctttctttaaaaagcttttacttCCCGGATAAAAGCTCAATTCGGCCCCTAAAGTTAGCTCAATTTAGCCCCAACTGGAATTCCTAACAAAAGAATCCAAACCCTTGTGAATCTAAAGCTCTATAATGCATATCTCTCGCCGATAAAGAAAAgcggaaaaaagaagaagaagaagaagctctATATCTCTCCCTTTCTCCCTATCAATAAACCAATACTTGGAAGGAGATTCCTCGTCGCTGCCATTACCAGCATCACCACGGTTACCACTACTCATTCACAGTTGTATCGCTTTCCGTTCCTGTTTTATGCTCCTAAACATCATTTTCAGTTTTGCAAAATTATAGTCAGGTAATTGGTTTTTGGTTTAAGTCGTCATCTGAGGTTGAGTGTGCCTTTTAAGGTTAGAGTTTAGGTTCGGATGGCGTTAAAGAGGGAGGAGAAAAGCTTTaagattctttttaattactttgcTTACTTTGCTtagttttctttgttgttAGAAGCTCGTTATCAATTTAAACGACATAACTAATATTTGTATCGTT is a genomic window containing:
- the LOC125370905 gene encoding zinc finger BED domain-containing protein RICESLEEPER 1-like, coding for MELANYPTLRRGKQAILLEQMIELWLASIPPPSENNASSHNLSCHSAAQVNIRVHHQQKKKKTLLTLMKAFDMLEDIDSKFLADFGDDLPSEVDWTKAKVLIKFLKKFYDATCKLSGALYSTSNLYFLEVIKILKELDASKIIKDSELSQMTIEMRAEFDKYWGSLDKMNVMLFVAVVLDPRCKLKYLKAKYTIYYGEDEAKNLEKRVKIALELMVDEYKIIEDQLHMGEVVGSSEKSAYDSGPSDMETEEEIDEFFLEEEAQQNLSKISELDRYFEEFAEKFTIDFDILTWWKVNSVRYPILSKVARDVLAIQASTVASESAFSTGGRTLDQYRSSLLPTTAENRLLQLPLFQYGERTVRQ